From Lutra lutra chromosome 14, mLutLut1.2, whole genome shotgun sequence, a single genomic window includes:
- the LOC125084903 gene encoding cyclin-dependent kinases regulatory subunit 2-like, translated as MAHKQIYYSDKYFHEHYEYRHVVLPGELSKQVQKTHLMLEEEWRRLGVQQSLGWVHYMIHEPEPHILLFRRPLPKEQQK; from the coding sequence ATGGCCCACAAGCAGATCTACTACTCGGACAAGTACTTCCACGAGCACTATGAGTACCGGCATGTCGTGTTACCCGGAGAACTTTCCAAACAAGTCCAGAAAACCCATCTGATGTTGGAAGAGGAGTGGAGGAGACTTGGCGTCCAACAGAGTCTAGGCTGGGTTCACTACATGATTCATGAACCAGAACCACATATTCTTCTCTTTAGACGACCTCTTccaaaagagcaacaaaaatga